The following DNA comes from Leifsonia sp. 1010.
CGTCGTCGCCGGCCCCCGCCGCAGGCGGGCCGGTCACCCCTCCGCAGCAGGTCAACACCGCGTTCTGGCTGTACATCGCCGGCGCGGCCTTGAGCCTCATCTCGCTCATCGTCTCGCTCGCGACGATCGGTTCGCTGAAGGAGGCGATCCAGCGTCAGCTCGTCGCGCAGGGGCAGCAGGTGCCGGACGGCGCCGTGGACGCCGGCGTAGCGGTCTCCGTCACGCTCACGGTCATCATCGGCATCCTCTTCATCGCCGCCTACGTGCTCTTCGCGTACTTCATGCGCCGCGGTGCGAACTGGGCGCGCATCGTCCTGCTCGTCGTGACCGTGCTGTCGCTGTTCGACATCCTCGGCGGCTTCGGCACCGGCGCCGCCCGCTTCGTGGTCGGCGTCATCGCCACCATCCTGATCTTCCTGAAGCCCGCGAACGACTACTTCCGCGAGGTCAAGGCGCGCAAGCTGCCGCGGGCCTGACCGCCGCTGCTCCGAAGGGCCCGGCGGGACGCGCTCACACGCTCCCGCCGGGCCCTTCGCCGTTCGCAGCACGTTACGGCGCCGCTCGTGCGGCGGTCGCTAGAGTCGACGGATGAACCGCACCGACCGGCTGTACGCCATCGTGGAGGCGCTGCGCGCCGTGGCGCCGCGTCCGCTCAGCGCGCGTCGGCTGGCCGAGCGGTTCGAGGTCAGCACCCGCACCATCGAGCGCGATCTGTCGTCTCTGCAGCAGACCGGCGTCCCCGTCTGGGCGGAACCCGGCCGGACCGGCGGTTACTGCCTCGACCCCGCGCACACGCTCCCTCCGCTGGGCCTGACGGTCGAGGAGGCGCTCGCCGTCACGATCGGGCTCGGGATGCTCGCGTCCAGCCCGTTCGGAGCCGAAGCGTCAGCGGCGCTCGGCAAAGTGCTGGCGGTGATGGACGGCAGCAGGGCCGAGGAGACGCGGGCTCTCGCGGCGCGCGTCCACCTGCTCCAGGGCGACCCGCCCGCGCCTGCGCCCGACGGGTTCTCAGACGTCCTGCGCGCCGGGACGGTGCTCCGCCTCCGCTACCGCGATCGTGCGGGCGCTCTGACGGAACGCGAGGTCGAGCCGCAGGGATACGTCGGCCGGGACGGGACCTGGTACCTGATCGCCTGGTGCCGCACGCGCGGCGCCATCCGGGCTTTCCGCGGCGATCGGATCGTCGCCGCCGAGCCGACGGGCGAGAGGCCGCCGCGGCGGGAGCTCACGGCCGCAAACCTCGACATCCCGTACGGAGACCTGCGCCCGGTGTTCCAGCCCTGATCCGGAAACACCGACAGGACGTTGTCGCCGGCGCGCGCGACCATGGATCTGCGCGGGCGGACGGCCCGCGCGGAGAGGTTCACCATGGCTTTCAGCTCGATCAGGATCATCACGCACGACGTCGATCGACTCGTGCGGTTCTACGAACTCGTCACCGGGAACACGGCGTCGCGCCCCGCCCCGGTCTTCGCCGAGTTTCGGGAGGGGAACGTGGCGCTCGCCATCGCCGACGTCGCGACGGTCGCCATGCTCGGCGATGACGCTCCCCGGCCGTCCAGCGGCGGACCCGCCATCGTCGAGTTCGAGGTCGACGACGTCGACGGCGAGTTCGGCCGGCTGCGGGACGCGCTCACCGACGTCGTGCTGGAGCCGACGACGATGCCGTGGGGCAACCGCTCCACGCTGTTCCGCGACCCGGACGGCACGCTCGTCAACCTGTTCTCGCGCCCGCAACCCGCTCCCTGAGCGAGGCACGTGGCAACGCGCTGTCACCGACGGCGGCCGCGCACCT
Coding sequences within:
- a CDS encoding YafY family protein, with amino-acid sequence MNRTDRLYAIVEALRAVAPRPLSARRLAERFEVSTRTIERDLSSLQQTGVPVWAEPGRTGGYCLDPAHTLPPLGLTVEEALAVTIGLGMLASSPFGAEASAALGKVLAVMDGSRAEETRALAARVHLLQGDPPAPAPDGFSDVLRAGTVLRLRYRDRAGALTEREVEPQGYVGRDGTWYLIAWCRTRGAIRAFRGDRIVAAEPTGERPPRRELTAANLDIPYGDLRPVFQP
- a CDS encoding VOC family protein, giving the protein MAFSSIRIITHDVDRLVRFYELVTGNTASRPAPVFAEFREGNVALAIADVATVAMLGDDAPRPSSGGPAIVEFEVDDVDGEFGRLRDALTDVVLEPTTMPWGNRSTLFRDPDGTLVNLFSRPQPAP